DNA sequence from the Halobacterium sp. DL1 genome:
AAGGGGAAGCTACTGGATGTAGCTCGGGTAGCTCGGGCCGAGGTCGCCGTCCTCGCCCTCGTTGACGAGCTTCGCGAAGGCGTCGTCGAAGTCCTCCCGGCGGACCTCCTGGCGGTCGTCGCGGATGGCGAACATCCCGGCCTCGGTCGTGAGGCTGGCGAGTTGTGCGCCGGAGAAGCCGTCGGTCTGCTCCGCGAGGTCCGAGAAGTCGACGTCCTCGGCGACGTTCATCTCGCCGGCGTGGATCTCGAGGATGCGCTCGCGAGCCTCGACCTCGGGGTGGGGGACCTCGATGAGGCGGTCGAAGCGGCCCGGGCGCAGGATTGCGGAGTCGAGCATGTCGAAGCGGTTGGTCGCGGCGATGATGCGGACGTCGCCGCGCTCATCGAAGCCGTCCATCTCGCTGAGCAGCTGCATCATCGTGCGCTGGACCTCCGCGTCGCCGCTCGTCTTGGAGTCCGTGCGCTTGGCGGCGACGGCGTCGATCTCGTCGATGAAGATGATGGCAGGCTCGTTCTGGTCGGCAAGCTCGAAGAGGTCCCGGACCAGCCGGGAGCCCTCGCCGATGAACTTCCGGACGAGCTCGCTGCCGGCCATCTTGATGAACGTCGCGTCGGTCTGGTTCGCGACGGCCTTCGCGAGCATCGTCTTCCCGGTGCCGGGCGGCCCGTGGAGCAGGACGCCGCTCGGCGGTTCGACGCCGACGGCCTCGAACTTCTCGGGGTTGACGAGGGGGTCCTCGACGGCCTCCCGGACCTCGCGGAGCTGCTCCTCGAGGCCGCCGATGTCGTCGTACTCAACGCTCGGGGACTGGTCGACCTCCATCGCCTGGGCGCGAGCGTCCGTCTCGCTGTCGAGGACGCGCTGAACGCTGAACGAGTCGTTGATTGCGACCCGGTCGCCGACGTCCAGCTTGTCGGAGAGCCGCGGCGACAGCTCCGTCAACACCTCCTGGTTGTTGCCGTGTTGCTTGATGACGGCGTCACCGTCGGAGGGCAGGTCCTCGACGGTGGCGAGGTACAGCGACGCCGTCTTCAGAGTCTCGTTCTCCGTCTGGAGGTGGTTGACCTCCTCGCGGAGCTCCTCCCGGCGCGACTCGACCTCGTCGAGTTGACTCTGCAGTTGCTCGTGCACTGCGAGAATCTCCCCGAAGTGGTC
Encoded proteins:
- a CDS encoding peptidase: MSRSPSLPDRPTLDIDPESPPEEHLDALEDHFGEILAVHEQLQSQLDEVESRREELREEVNHLQTENETLKTASLYLATVEDLPSDGDAVIKQHGNNQEVLTELSPRLSDKLDVGDRVAINDSFSVQRVLDSETDARAQAMEVDQSPSVEYDDIGGLEEQLREVREAVEDPLVNPEKFEAVGVEPPSGVLLHGPPGTGKTMLAKAVANQTDATFIKMAGSELVRKFIGEGSRLVRDLFELADQNEPAIIFIDEIDAVAAKRTDSKTSGDAEVQRTMMQLLSEMDGFDERGDVRIIAATNRFDMLDSAILRPGRFDRLIEVPHPEVEARERILEIHAGEMNVAEDVDFSDLAEQTDGFSGAQLASLTTEAGMFAIRDDRQEVRREDFDDAFAKLVNEGEDGDLGPSYPSYIQ